A stretch of the Bacillota bacterium genome encodes the following:
- a CDS encoding universal stress protein, with the protein MKVLVLFDGSENAMRAVNFGGRLARLDSGVQVTVLQIVEFWKTGAWGFLTLSEEKQEEAITKAKQGVAGGLEKAKSALAESGADVETVVLTGDPVTSIIDYAEEKQPDVIVMGSRGTGAIQELVLGGICHKVLQLAKQPVIVVK; encoded by the coding sequence ATGAAGGTTCTGGTTCTCTTTGACGGTTCCGAGAACGCGATGCGGGCGGTGAATTTCGGGGGAAGACTGGCGCGCCTGGATTCCGGGGTTCAGGTTACAGTCTTGCAGATTGTAGAGTTCTGGAAAACAGGGGCCTGGGGTTTTTTAACCTTATCCGAAGAGAAACAGGAGGAAGCCATCACCAAGGCCAAGCAAGGAGTGGCCGGCGGTCTGGAAAAGGCTAAAAGCGCGCTGGCGGAAAGCGGCGCCGACGTTGAAACGGTTGTTCTCACCGGCGATCCCGTGACTTCAATCATCGACTACGCCGAAGAGAAGCAGCCCGACGTAATCGTAATGGGCAGTAGGGGTACGGGCGCCATTCAGGAACTGGTGCTCGGGGGAATCTGCCATAAGGTTCTTCAACTGGCTAAACAGCCCGTAATAGTGGTTAAATAA
- a CDS encoding sigma-54 dependent transcriptional regulator codes for MLRILVVDDEESVCRMLHDLLESEGYKVSVALHASEALEILYGGQEINAVMVDVRMPDIDGLEFFAKVRFEGYNVPVIVMTAYGTTDTAIQAMKLGAFDYVLKPFNIDEVVLTVKKAVKVDQMAREMKALRQELAGKAPGERIEELIGRSAAMHEVYKQIGKFADTDYTILIVGETGTGKELVAGAIHRNSRRKEGPFVRINCAAIPENLLESELFGYEKGAFTGAAGRKLGKFELAHGGTLFLDEIGEIPLAMQAKLLRVLQEKELDRVGGTKTIKVDARIIVATNRDLSEMVCEGAFRADLFYRLNVVTIRVPPLRERKEDIQLFVKYFIQQASTKLEKPVKGVSDEALQLLEAYDWPGNVRELRNICERAVVLTRGMVITPEDIPTSLHPDFRVANAEEKWTGQTLQEILCDVERNIILRALQEHHYNRTKTAQVLGINRRTLYAKIKEHGLDLELPADERGE; via the coding sequence ATGCTGCGGATACTGGTGGTTGACGATGAAGAAAGCGTCTGCCGGATGTTGCACGACCTTTTGGAATCGGAAGGTTATAAGGTTTCCGTAGCGTTGCATGCTTCAGAGGCACTGGAAATCCTTTACGGGGGCCAAGAGATCAACGCCGTTATGGTCGACGTAAGGATGCCTGACATCGACGGCCTGGAGTTTTTCGCCAAGGTCCGGTTTGAAGGATACAACGTTCCGGTGATAGTGATGACGGCTTACGGGACAACCGATACCGCGATCCAGGCCATGAAACTGGGGGCCTTTGACTATGTTCTCAAACCTTTTAACATCGATGAGGTCGTCCTTACGGTTAAAAAGGCGGTCAAGGTCGACCAGATGGCGCGGGAGATGAAAGCCCTGAGGCAGGAGCTCGCCGGAAAGGCGCCGGGGGAAAGGATAGAGGAGCTGATAGGGCGTTCCGCCGCCATGCACGAGGTATATAAGCAGATCGGTAAGTTTGCCGATACCGACTATACCATTCTGATCGTGGGTGAAACCGGTACCGGGAAAGAGCTTGTGGCCGGGGCGATCCATCGGAACAGCAGGCGCAAGGAGGGCCCCTTCGTCCGGATCAATTGCGCTGCGATACCGGAAAATCTTTTGGAAAGCGAGCTCTTCGGGTACGAAAAAGGCGCTTTCACCGGTGCCGCCGGCCGGAAACTGGGGAAGTTTGAGCTTGCGCACGGCGGTACGCTGTTCCTCGACGAAATCGGTGAAATCCCGCTCGCGATGCAGGCCAAGCTCTTGCGGGTGCTTCAGGAGAAGGAATTGGACCGTGTGGGCGGCACGAAGACCATCAAGGTGGATGCGCGGATCATAGTGGCGACGAACCGGGATCTGTCGGAAATGGTATGTGAGGGTGCATTCAGGGCGGACCTCTTCTACCGCTTAAACGTAGTGACCATACGGGTACCGCCGCTGCGGGAGCGGAAAGAGGACATCCAGCTGTTTGTAAAATACTTTATTCAACAGGCGTCTACAAAACTTGAAAAACCGGTGAAGGGGGTCTCGGACGAGGCTCTCCAACTCCTTGAGGCATATGATTGGCCGGGTAATGTCCGTGAACTGAGAAACATTTGTGAGCGCGCCGTGGTTTTAACCCGAGGGATGGTAATCACCCCGGAGGATATCCCCACCTCCCTGCACCCGGACTTTAGGGTGGCAAACGCCGAGGAGAAGTGGACGGGACAAACGCTGCAGGAGATCCTATGCGACGTGGAGCGCAACATAATCCTTCGCGCGCTTCAGGAACACCATTACAACCGCACGAAGACCGCCCAGGTGCTGGGGATAAACCGGCGCACCCTTTACGCAAAGATCAAAGAGCATGGCCTCGATCTTGAGCTTCCAGCTGACGAACGGGGCGAATAG
- the atoS gene encoding two-component system sensor histidine kinase AtoS: MRGKLGFSRQLLLFTIILLGFPSLLSFYMLHVVQRAEHGMVEGDQAKLEHALYVLDQRFQNTFDNILEEKHVPANARNRDKVKVLNNELKPVLDSVSVDFPGVELGFYSLELDVIINGKTETYGENFSMRRKTDIEQTIKSKQPQKNVVGLGGSGLIEIYRPLIRGGKVIGAVVAQENARDVYQRLGRMRREAYLTIFAGIIIGVGGFFFLLNRFLEVISRVKEGLANLEGDLSYRLPPAFGELGEIATAVNHLAGRLEQMRSYNEVILDNVDAGVLATDLKGRLVMVNPNAAEILGLVPEEVLGQYFGKVFPEDDPIRSVLKRALSDRETVTDFTVRYPALAATAQGSDPVSEKPAFSDGERELIVGSNPLTNQAGNLIGAVLTFKDVTERNHLEERMKRQERLAALGKFVAGVAHEIRNPLTSISGYIQIWQRRGKTTPEALSTVAQETMRLNAIVDKLLFFARPAESKFQPYNLNLLVERVLQFVGEAYGSRVEVHTRLMSDLPPAKVDPEQMQQVLTNIIYNAYHAMPEGGVVRVKTGPSPDNRYVVVTVADTGCGIPPENLSRIFDPFFTTKARGSGLGLALAHEIVEAHGGYIDVKSRVGSGTIMRVCIPRVEEVVENAADTGG, translated from the coding sequence ACGCGTTGTACGTTCTTGACCAGCGGTTTCAGAACACGTTCGATAATATCCTCGAAGAAAAACATGTGCCGGCGAACGCGCGGAACAGGGATAAAGTTAAGGTGCTCAATAACGAGTTAAAGCCTGTATTGGATTCGGTATCCGTGGATTTTCCGGGTGTTGAACTTGGTTTTTACTCTCTCGAGCTGGACGTGATTATTAACGGCAAGACGGAAACCTACGGGGAAAACTTCTCCATGCGCCGCAAGACGGATATTGAGCAAACTATCAAATCCAAACAGCCGCAAAAGAACGTGGTCGGCCTGGGAGGTTCAGGACTTATAGAGATCTACCGGCCGTTAATCCGCGGGGGAAAGGTGATAGGAGCGGTGGTGGCGCAGGAAAACGCAAGGGATGTTTACCAGCGCCTGGGCAGGATGCGCCGTGAGGCCTATCTTACCATCTTTGCCGGAATTATTATCGGTGTGGGCGGCTTTTTCTTCCTGCTGAACCGGTTCCTGGAGGTTATCAGCCGGGTGAAGGAAGGTTTGGCCAACCTCGAAGGGGACCTGAGTTACCGGCTTCCTCCCGCTTTCGGTGAGTTGGGCGAAATCGCCACGGCCGTCAACCACCTTGCCGGACGGCTGGAACAGATGCGCAGTTACAACGAGGTCATTCTGGATAATGTAGACGCGGGGGTTCTGGCGACAGATCTGAAAGGGCGCCTGGTTATGGTTAACCCGAACGCGGCGGAAATTCTCGGTCTCGTCCCGGAGGAAGTCCTGGGACAGTATTTCGGGAAGGTCTTTCCGGAGGATGACCCAATCCGTTCGGTTCTGAAGCGGGCGCTTTCCGACCGGGAGACGGTCACCGATTTTACAGTTAGATACCCGGCGCTGGCCGCGACGGCTCAGGGCAGCGACCCGGTTTCTGAGAAACCGGCCTTCTCCGACGGGGAACGGGAACTCATCGTAGGAAGCAATCCACTGACCAACCAGGCGGGGAACCTTATAGGCGCGGTGCTTACCTTCAAGGACGTAACCGAACGCAACCATCTGGAAGAGCGTATGAAACGGCAGGAACGCCTGGCGGCTCTCGGAAAGTTTGTGGCGGGTGTAGCCCATGAGATCCGCAACCCCCTTACCTCGATCAGCGGTTATATCCAAATCTGGCAGCGGCGCGGCAAGACAACGCCGGAAGCACTTTCCACGGTGGCCCAGGAAACGATGCGCCTTAACGCCATCGTGGATAAACTTCTTTTTTTCGCGAGACCGGCGGAGTCAAAGTTTCAGCCTTACAACCTTAACCTCCTGGTGGAGCGGGTTTTGCAGTTCGTAGGCGAGGCATATGGCAGTAGAGTAGAGGTTCACACCAGGCTGATGAGCGACCTGCCGCCGGCAAAAGTGGACCCGGAGCAAATGCAGCAAGTTTTGACGAATATCATTTATAATGCTTATCACGCGATGCCCGAGGGAGGTGTTGTACGGGTGAAAACGGGACCGAGCCCCGACAACCGGTATGTTGTGGTTACCGTGGCCGATACCGGCTGCGGGATCCCGCCGGAAAACCTTTCGCGCATTTTTGACCCGTTTTTTACCACCAAGGCTCGGGGAAGCGGCCTGGGGTTGGCGCTGGCCCACGAGATCGTCGAGGCGCACGGGGGATATATTGATGTTAAAAGCAGGGTGGGGTCCGGTACCATAATGCGGGTGTGCATTCCCAGGGTGGAGGAGGTGGTGGAAAATGCTGCGGATACTGGTGGTTGA